From Amphiprion ocellaris isolate individual 3 ecotype Okinawa chromosome 10, ASM2253959v1, whole genome shotgun sequence, one genomic window encodes:
- the LOC129349883 gene encoding uncharacterized protein LOC129349883 has protein sequence MLLPVCNQQEEEQREETTDQRGDGEIQGGVELSDKLQDKLYCSFLGKFSLITTELSLPLGVNCQQLTAVKDEESSLEGRTVTLSCKYTKGDADYFFWYRQHPGKAPEFLISHLVSGEIALNPVPGLSVIVRKQETKMDLKISSAAVSDSAVYYCAVKPTVTGNKCKGEEKVMQTSEDVIAAEGDTVTLDCTFESSYSTTQLNFYWYKQEVNDFPQYILIRGAYGSNAPEFQKERFDAQVDNKKVPLKISSAAVTDSAVYYCAVRPTVTANSKTLYKNLWSKDNRKLHNIH, from the exons ATGCTGCTACCAGTCTGTAACCAGCAGGAAGAGGAACAGAGAGAAGAAACTACAGATCAAAGAGGAGACGGAGAGATTCAGGGAGGAGTTGAGCT ATCAGATAAACTtcaagataaactttattgttcCTTCCTGGGGAAATTTTCATTAATAACAACAGAATTATCTCTTCCTTTAGGTGTCAACTGTCAACAACTGACTGCAGTGAAGGATGAAGAGTCCAGTTTAGAAGGAAGAACTGTGACTCTGTCCTGCAAATACACCAAAGGAGATGCTGATTATTTCTTCTGGTATAGACAACATCCAGGAAAAGCACCAGAGTTCCTGATCTCTCATTTGGTGTCAGGAGAAATAGCATTAAATCCAGTCCCTGGACTGTCTGTTATAGtgagaaaacaagaaacaaaaatggaTCTGAAgatctcctctgctgcagtgtcagactctgctgtgtacTACTGTGCTGTGAAgcccacagtgacaggaaaca AGTgtaaaggagaagaaaaagtgaTGCAGACATCAGAAGATGTCATTGCTGCTGAGGGAGACACAGTTACACTGGATTGTACTTTTGAGTCCAGTTACTCAACAACACAACTTAATTTCTACTGGTACAAACAAGAAGTAAATGACTTTCCACAATACATTTTAATACGTGGTGCTTATGGAAGCAATGCTCCAGAGTTCCAGAAAGAGAGATTTGATGCTCAAGTCGACAACAAAAAAGTTCCTCTGAAgatctcctctgctgcagtgacaGACTCTGCTGTGTACTACTGTGCTGTGAGGCCCACAGTGACAGCAAACAGCAAAACTCTGTACAAAAACCTTTGgagcaaagacaacagaaaactccacaacATCCACTAG
- the LOC111563886 gene encoding putative uncharacterized protein DDB_G0274435 isoform X1 yields MSSVQNLRELINQRLTAAAEEIFTEFEKTIVQYEEEIDRQRRLLDNIWKPQITQHTADLPNQHVCEEKEVVTEQNVCNQERNSSLDQENPKPPQIKEEEEELCTNLDQEEPKPPQMKEEEEELCTNLDQEEPKPPQMKEEQEELCTNLDGQQLVPNQDTYTYMLVQCKSKCKDLSGEIYRVFEKVIVHYEEELSRQRKLLDITWKLEIPSQTTGLPQQHVCKEYEVFTDQQLCNQKRNSSLDHDNQEPPLIKNEQEELYTSLDQEDLEPPKIKEEQEEFCTNREGEQLGVKQETDTFMVTVTYEESDHSEPETNSDQLLSYNYPVAESQIRKEASRQTQD; encoded by the exons ATGAGTTCAGTCCAGAATCTGAGAGAGTTGATCAACCAGcgactaactgctgctgctgaagaaatattcacagaatTTGAGAAAACCATCGTCCAGTACGAGGAAGAGATCGATCGTCAGCGCAGACTGctggataacatctggaaaccacagataacacaacacacagcag ATCTCCCAAACCAACATGTCTGTGAGGAGAAGGAGGTTGTCACTGAGCAGAATGTCTGTAACCAGGAGAGAAACTCCAGTCTGGACCAGGAGAACCCAaagcctccacagattaaagaggaagaggaagaactcTGCACCAATCTGGACCAGGAGGAGCCAAAGCCTCCACAgatgaaagaggaagaggaagaactcTGCACCAATCTGGACCAGGAGGAGCCAAAGCCTCCACAGatgaaagaggaacaggaggaactctgCACCAATCTGGATGGACAGCAACTTGTACCGAATCAAGATACATACACCTATATGCTGGTTCAGTGCAAGTCCAAATGTAAAGACCTGTCCGGAGAAATATACAGAGTTTTTGAGAAGGTGATTGTCCATTACGAGGAAGAGCTCAGTCGTCAGCGCAAACTGCTGGATATCACCTGGAAGCTTGAAATACCCTCACAGACAACAG GGCTCCCACAGCAACATGTCTGTAAGGAGTACGAGGTTTTCACTGACCAGCAACTCTGTAACCAGAAGAGAAACTCCAGTCTGGATCATGACAACCAAGAACCTCCactgattaaaaatgaacagGAGGAACTCTATACCAGTCTGGACCAGGAGGACCTGGAGCCTCCAAAGAttaaagaggagcaggaggaattCTGCACCAATCGGGAGGGAGAACAGCTTGGAGTGAAGCAGGAGACTGATACCTTTATGGTGACTGTTACTTATGAAGAAAGTGACCACAGTGAACCAGAGACGAACAGTGACCAGCTCCTCTCTTACAACTACCCTGTAGCTGAGAGTCAGATCAGGAAGGAAGCAAGCAGGCAGACCCAGGATTAA
- the LOC111563886 gene encoding uncharacterized protein LOC111563886 isoform X2 gives MSSVQNLRELINQRLTAAAEEIFTEFEKTIVQYEEEIDRQRRLLDNIWKPQITQHTADLPNQHVCEEKEVVTEQNVCNQERNSSLDQEEPKPPQMKEEQEELCTNLDGQQLVPNQDTYTYMLVQCKSKCKDLSGEIYRVFEKVIVHYEEELSRQRKLLDITWKLEIPSQTTGLPQQHVCKEYEVFTDQQLCNQKRNSSLDHDNQEPPLIKNEQEELYTSLDQEDLEPPKIKEEQEEFCTNREGEQLGVKQETDTFMVTVTYEESDHSEPETNSDQLLSYNYPVAESQIRKEASRQTQD, from the exons ATGAGTTCAGTCCAGAATCTGAGAGAGTTGATCAACCAGcgactaactgctgctgctgaagaaatattcacagaatTTGAGAAAACCATCGTCCAGTACGAGGAAGAGATCGATCGTCAGCGCAGACTGctggataacatctggaaaccacagataacacaacacacagcag ATCTCCCAAACCAACATGTCTGTGAGGAGAAGGAGGTTGTCACTGAGCAGAATGTCTGTAACCAGGAGAGAAACTCCAGTCTGGACCAGGAG GAGCCAAAGCCTCCACAGatgaaagaggaacaggaggaactctgCACCAATCTGGATGGACAGCAACTTGTACCGAATCAAGATACATACACCTATATGCTGGTTCAGTGCAAGTCCAAATGTAAAGACCTGTCCGGAGAAATATACAGAGTTTTTGAGAAGGTGATTGTCCATTACGAGGAAGAGCTCAGTCGTCAGCGCAAACTGCTGGATATCACCTGGAAGCTTGAAATACCCTCACAGACAACAG GGCTCCCACAGCAACATGTCTGTAAGGAGTACGAGGTTTTCACTGACCAGCAACTCTGTAACCAGAAGAGAAACTCCAGTCTGGATCATGACAACCAAGAACCTCCactgattaaaaatgaacagGAGGAACTCTATACCAGTCTGGACCAGGAGGACCTGGAGCCTCCAAAGAttaaagaggagcaggaggaattCTGCACCAATCGGGAGGGAGAACAGCTTGGAGTGAAGCAGGAGACTGATACCTTTATGGTGACTGTTACTTATGAAGAAAGTGACCACAGTGAACCAGAGACGAACAGTGACCAGCTCCTCTCTTACAACTACCCTGTAGCTGAGAGTCAGATCAGGAAGGAAGCAAGCAGGCAGACCCAGGATTAA
- the LOC129349837 gene encoding zinc finger protein OZF-like: MLKSTKRRDRSSRYSKNVDDSLISESHCDTDTSKKSVPCDICGKTFKGRSKMKDHHRIHTGEKPFACETCGKVFSQSCKLKIHMRTHTGEKPYLCNTCGKRFSDVSAFKKHTATHTGEKLYSCTTCGKSFSQSGSLKVHMRTHTGEKPYLCNTCGKRYSRISGLRNHMSSHTGEKPYVCNTCGKGFSDTSVLKRHAAIHKQEKPYSCEICGNGFSRRDNLLLHMRIHTGDKPYICNTCGKKFSDLPAFKSHTAIHTGEKPYSCSTCGKSFSYSKTLKVHMSSHTGETPYPCITCGKRFSVPTQLKRHIRTHKVEKLYSCETCGKTFRQNHSLTVHVRTHTGEKPYLCNTCGQRFSHSAAFKRHKATHTDKNLCSCNICGDSFSESSTLKDHMRIHTGEEPSP; this comes from the coding sequence ATGCTGAAGTCAACAAAGAGACGTGACAGAAGCAGCCGTTACAGTAAGAATGTAGACGACTCTCTCATATCAGAGAGTCACTGTGATACTGACACAAGTAAAAAGTCAGTACCATGTGATATCTGTGGAAAAACCTTTAAAGGTAGGTCCAAGATGAAGGACCATCACAGaattcacacaggtgagaagccattTGCTTGTGAAACATGTGGAAAAGTGTTCAGTCAAAGTTGTAAATTGAAaatccacatgagaactcacacaggtgagaagccgtacCTTTGTAACACCTGCGGAAAGAGATTTAGTGACGTTTCAGCATTTAAAAAGCATACAgcaactcacacaggtgagaaactGTACTCTTGTACAACctgtgggaaaagtttcagtcaaAGTGGTAGTTTGAAagtccacatgagaactcacacaggtgagaagccttACCTTTGTAACACCTGTGGCAAAAGATATAGTAGAATCTCAGGGCTTAGAAATCACATGTCatctcacacaggtgagaaaccTTATgtttgtaacacctgtggaaaaGGATTTTCTGACACATCAGTACTTAAAAGGCACGCAGCAATCCACAAACAAGAGAAGCCTTATTCTTGTGAAATATGTGGAAACGGTTTTAGTCGTAGGGATAATTTATTACTCCACATGAGAATCCACACAGGTGACAAACCATACatttgtaacacctgtgggaaaAAATTTAGTGACCTCCCAGCATTTAAAAGTCACACAGCaattcacacaggtgagaagccgtattCTTGTTCAACatgtgggaaaagtttcagttaCAGCAAAACCCTGAAAGTCCACATGAGCAGTCACACAGGAGAGACACCGTACCCATGTATCACTTGCGGGAAAAGATTTTCTGTCCCAACACAACTTAAGCGTCACATCAGAACTCATAAAGTTGAGAAGCTTTACTCTTGTGAAACATGTGGAAAAACTTTCCGACAAAATCATAGTTTGACTGTCCACGTGAGAACCCACACCGGTGAGAAGCCGTACctttgtaacacctgtggacaaagATTTTCTCACTCAGCGGCATTCAAAAGGCATAAAGCAACGCACACAGATAAGAACCTATGTTCTTGTAACATATGTGGAGACAGTTTCAGTGAAAGTAGTACTTTGAAAGACCACATGAGAATTCACACAGGTGAGGAGCCTTCACCCTGA